The Pseudomonas sp. R4-35-07 genome contains a region encoding:
- a CDS encoding SDR family oxidoreductase, translating to MIDISNPGHSNVRPPPLLGQTVVVVGGTSGIGLSTAIQAKASGAKVFVIGSNPDRAQQAANTHELDGWRAADVTKPEQIEAALADIPKVDHLVLLAGTFVASKVLEADVAYLQRAFDERIWASVYALRALGNRLAKDGSVTFISGALADRPNAHGTAVLAAASAAMEAFARGLALELAPIRVNTLSPGPIDTPILAKAMGDARDGFVAALEKTLPLHRLGTADEAAAAVVFLMSNGFMNGATINVDGGARLV from the coding sequence ATGATCGATATTTCCAACCCAGGCCATAGCAACGTACGCCCACCCCCCCTTCTGGGTCAAACCGTGGTAGTCGTGGGCGGCACATCGGGAATCGGCCTTTCAACTGCAATTCAGGCCAAGGCGTCTGGTGCAAAGGTCTTCGTGATCGGCTCCAATCCGGACCGGGCACAGCAAGCCGCCAATACCCACGAGCTGGATGGCTGGCGTGCCGCTGATGTCACTAAGCCCGAACAAATCGAGGCCGCTCTGGCCGATATCCCAAAGGTTGATCACCTGGTGCTGCTGGCCGGTACGTTCGTCGCCAGCAAAGTGCTCGAAGCGGATGTGGCGTATTTGCAACGCGCTTTCGACGAGCGAATCTGGGCCTCGGTATATGCCTTGAGAGCGCTTGGTAATCGCCTTGCCAAAGACGGCTCCGTCACCTTTATTTCCGGTGCGCTCGCAGATAGACCCAATGCGCACGGCACGGCGGTGCTCGCCGCTGCATCAGCTGCCATGGAGGCATTCGCCCGCGGCCTGGCCCTCGAATTGGCGCCTATTCGGGTCAACACCCTGTCTCCAGGCCCTATCGATACGCCGATCCTCGCGAAAGCCATGGGCGATGCGCGCGATGGCTTTGTCGCTGCACTGGAGAAAACCTTGCCTCTGCACCGTCTGGGCACTGCCGACGAAGCGGCCGCGGCAGTGGTTTTCCTGATGAGCAACGGTTTCATGAACGGCGCCACGATCAACGTCGATGGCGGCGCACGCCTGGTTTAA